Proteins encoded in a region of the Bicyclus anynana chromosome 27, ilBicAnyn1.1, whole genome shotgun sequence genome:
- the LOC112056852 gene encoding uncharacterized protein LOC112056852 isoform X2 has translation MRCCVPFCENTSDNMSTSERTGITFHALPSEGNLRTAWLRALGTQDHHLPDPAVVCSQHFLDDDFYTTESCVRQIHSNAVPSIVQMCMICLDSDSKLSLMSKHKLEEAYEQLTGLSLFQLCRRGNLKQTLCVMCAQRLINFSRFRDLSLRAHSLLTDSVEQHASNTIQHKELMNCTSAHLKCNLTQTTLGANHCDLYIDHTDGVESVVGDVATVVVKNENSSDSMSSADNLELAQEDGNHIDNSNNECASDDEYSDMSIELESRLLDEAISQALRRKADHVAATQSSIKSESDIFQCEFCFEDFVQELAYKEHMSTHLQSAASETACASLQVCEPRAAVSRSCDSLVLQNKSVYNNTACAASQVCEPRAAVSRSCDSLVLQNKSVYNDTACAASQVCEPRAAVSRSCDSLVLQNKSVYNDTACVASQVCEPRAAVSRSCDSLVLQNKSVYNDTACAASQVCEPRAAVSRSCDSLVLQNKSVYNDTACAASQVCEPRAAVSRSCDSLVLQNKSVYNDTACAASQVCEPRAAVSRSCDSLVLQNKSVYNDTACAASQVCEPRAAVSRSCDSLVLQNKSVYNDTACAASQVCEPRAAVSRSCDSLVLQNKSVYNDTACAASQVCEPRAAVSRSCDSLVLQNKSVYNDTACAASQVCEPRAAVSRSCDSLVLQNKSVYNDTACAASQVCEPRAAVSRSCDSLVLQNKSVYNDTACAASQVCEPRAAVSRSCDSLVLQNKSVYNDTACAASQVCEPRAAVSRSCDSLVLQNKSVYNDTACAASQVCEPRAAVSRSCDSLVLQNKSVYNDTACAASQVCEPRAAVSRSCDSLVLQNKSVYNDTACAASQVCEPRAAVNRSCDSLVLQNKSVYNDTACAASQVCEPRAAVSRSCDSLVLQNKSVYNDTACAASQVCEPRAAVSRSCDSLVLQNKSVYNDTACAASQVCEPRAAVSRSCDSLVLQNKSVYNDTACAASQVCEPRAAVSRSCDSLVLQNKSVYNDTACAASQVCEPRAAVSRSCDSLVLQNKSVYNDTACAASQVCEPRAAVSRSCDSLVLQNKSVYNDTACAASQVCEPRAAVSRSCDSLVLQNKSVYNDTACAASQVCEPRAAVSRSCDSLVLQNNGSTVRETCGKQR, from the exons ATGCGGTGCTGCGTGCCTTTCTGCGAAAATACTTCCGACAATATGTCAACATCTGAGAGAACGGGAATTACCTTTCATGC ATTACCCAGTGAAGGCAATCTTCGTACTGCTTGGCTCAGAGCCCTCGGCACACAAGACCATCACCTGCCCGACCCTGCTGTGGTCTGCTCCCAGCACTTCCTAGATGATGACTTTTATACAACAGAGAGTTGTGTGCGGCAGATTCACTCTAATGCTGTTCCTTCAATAGTGCAG atgtgcatgatatgcctGGACTCTGACAGCAAGCTGTCTCTAATGAGTAAACACAAGTTGGAGGAGGCATATGAACAGCTGACTGGGCTGTCT ttgtttcagttgtgtCGTCGAGGAAACTTGAAGCAAACGCTCTGTGTGATGTGTGCTCAGAGATTGATCAACTTCAGCAGATTTAGAGACTTGAGCTTGAGAGCCCATTCACTGCTGACGGACTCAGTTGAACAACATGCATCA AATACTATACAACACAAAGAATTGATGAACTGCACAAGTGCACATCTGAAGTGTAATTTGACACAAACAACATTAGGAGCTAACCATTGTGACTTGTACATAGATCACACTGATGGAGTGGAATCTGTAGTGGGAGATGTTGCAACAGTTGTGGTGAAGAATGAAAACAGTTCTGACTCCATGTCGAGTGCTGATAACTTGGAATTGGCACAAGAAGATGGCAATCACATAGACAATTCCAACAATGAGTGTGCATCTGATGATGAATACTCTGACATGAGCATAGAGTTGGAGTCTAGGCTACTGGATGAAGCTATAAGTCAAGCTCTTCGTAGGAAAGCAGACCATGTGGCCGCAACACAGAGTTCCATAAAGAGTGAAAGTGATATCTTCCAATGTGAATTTTGTTTTGAGGACTTTGTGCAAGAACTTGCATACAAGGAACATATGAGCACGCATCTCCAG AGTGCTGCCAGCGAAACTGCATGTGCGTCGTtgcaagtgtgcgagcctcgtgcagctgtgagccgcagctgtgactcactcgtgctgcagaacaagtcagtatacaacaacactgcatgtgctgcatcacaagtgtgcgagcctcgtgcagctgtgagccgcagctgtgactcactcgtgctgcagaacaagtcagtatacaacgacactgcatgtgctgcatcacaagtgtgcgagcctcgtgcagctgtgagccgcagctgtgactcactcgtgctgcagaacaagtcagtatacaacgacactgcatgtgttgcatcacaagtgtgcgagcctcgtgcagctgtgagccgcagctgtgactcactcgtgctgcagaacaagtcagtatacaacgacactgcatgtgctgcatcacaagtgtgcgagcctcgtgcagctgtgagccgcagctgtgactcactcgtgctgcagaacaagtcagtatacaacgacactgcatgtgctgcatcacaagtgtgcgagcctcgtgcagctgtgagccgcagctgtgactcactcgtgctgcagaacaagtcagtatacaacgacactgcatgtgctgcatcacaagtgtgcgagcctcgtgcagctgtgagccgcagctgtgactcactcgtgctgcagaacaagtcagtatacaacgacactgcatgtgctgcatcacaagtgtgcgagcctcgtgcagctgtgagccgcagctgtgactcactcgtgctgcagaacaagtcagtatacaacgacactgcatgtgctgcatcacaagtgtgcgagcctcgtgcagctgtgagccgcagctgtgactcactcgtgctgcagaacaagtcagtatacaacgacactgcatgtgctgcatcacaagtgtgcgagcctcgtgcagctgtgagccgcagctgtgactcactcgtgctgcagaacaagtcagtatacaacgacactgcatgtgctgcatcacaagtgtgcgagcctcgtgcagctgtgagccgcagctgtgactcactcgtgctgcagaacaagtcagtatacaacgacactgcatgtgctgcatcacaagtgtgcgagcctcgtgcagctgtgagccgcagctgtgactcactcgtgctgcagaacaagtcagtatacaacgacactgcatgtgctgcatcacaagtgtgcgagcctcgtgcagctgtgagccgcagctgtgactcactcgtgctgcagaacaagtcagtatacaacgacactgcatgtgctgcatcacaagtgtgcgagcctcgtgcagctgtgagccgcagctgtgactcactcgtgctgcagaacaagtcagtatacaacgacactgcatgtgctgcatcacaagtgtgcgagcctcgtgcagctgtgagccgcagctgtgactcactcgtgctgcagaacaagtcagtatacaacgacactgcatgtgctgcatcacaagtgtgcgagcctcgtgcagctgtgagccgcagctgtgactcactcgtgctgcagaacaagtcagtatacaacgacactgcatgtgctgcatcacaagtgtgcgagcctcgtgcagctgtgaaccgcagctgtgactcacttgtgctgcagaacaagtcagtatacaacgacactgcatgtgctgcatcacaagtgtgcgagcctcgtgcagctgtgagccgcagctgtgactcactcgtgctgcagaacaagtcagtatacaacgacactgcatgtgctgcatcacaagtgtgcgagcctcgtgcagctgtgagccgcagctgtgactcactcgtgctgcagaacaagtcagtatacaacgacactgcatgtgctgcatcacaagtgtgcgagcctcgtgcagctgtgagccgcagctgtgactcactcgtgctgcagaacaagtcagtatacaacgacactgcatgtgctgcatcacaagtgtgcgagcctcgtgcagctgtgagccgcagctgtgactcactcgtgctgcagaacaagtcagtatacaacgacactgcatgtgctgcatcacaagtgtgcgagcctcgtgcagctgtgagccgcagctgtgactcactcgtgctgcagaacaagtcagtatacaacgacactgcatgtgctgcatcacaagtgtgcgagcctcgtgcagctgtgagccgcagctgtgactcactcgtgctgcagaacaagtcagtatacaacgacactgcatgtgctgcatcacaagtgtgcgagcctcgtgcagctgtgagccgcagctgtgactcactcgtgctgcagaacaagtcagtatacaacgacactgcatgtgctgcatcacaagtgtgcgagcctcgtgcagctgtgagccgcagctgtgactcactcgtgctgcagaacaa TGGCTCCACTGTCCGCGAGACTTGCGGCAAACAACGATAA
- the LOC112056852 gene encoding uncharacterized protein LOC112056852 isoform X1, which yields MRCCVPFCENTSDNMSTSERTGITFHALPSEGNLRTAWLRALGTQDHHLPDPAVVCSQHFLDDDFYTTESCVRQIHSNAVPSIVQMCMICLDSDSKLSLMSKHKLEEAYEQLTGLSLFQLCRRGNLKQTLCVMCAQRLINFSRFRDLSLRAHSLLTDSVEQHASNTIQHKELMNCTSAHLKCNLTQTTLGANHCDLYIDHTDGVESVVGDVATVVVKNENSSDSMSSADNLELAQEDGNHIDNSNNECASDDEYSDMSIELESRLLDEAISQALRRKADHVAATQSSIKSESDIFQCEFCFEDFVQELAYKEHMSTHLQSAASETACASLQVCEPRAAVSRSCDSLVLQNKSVYNNTACAASQVCEPRAAVSRSCDSLVLQNKSVYNDTACAASQVCEPRAAVSRSCDSLVLQNKSVYNDTACVASQVCEPRAAVSRSCDSLVLQNKSVYNDTACAASQVCEPRAAVSRSCDSLVLQNKSVYNDTACAASQVCEPRAAVSRSCDSLVLQNKSVYNDTACAASQVCEPRAAVSRSCDSLVLQNKSVYNDTACAASQVCEPRAAVSRSCDSLVLQNKSVYNDTACAASQVCEPRAAVSRSCDSLVLQNKSVYNDTACAASQVCEPRAAVSRSCDSLVLQNKSVYNDTACAASQVCEPRAAVSRSCDSLVLQNKSVYNDTACAASQVCEPRAAVSRSCDSLVLQNKSVYNDTACAASQVCEPRAAVSRSCDSLVLQNKSVYNDTACAASQVCEPRAAVSRSCDSLVLQNKSVYNDTACAASQVCEPRAAVSRSCDSLVLQNKSVYNDTACAASQVCEPRAAVSRSCDSLVLQNKSVYNDTACAASQVCEPRAAVNRSCDSLVLQNKSVYNDTACAASQVCEPRAAVSRSCDSLVLQNKSVYNDTACAASQVCEPRAAVSRSCDSLVLQNKSVYNDTACAASQVCEPRAAVSRSCDSLVLQNKSVYNDTACAASQVCEPRAAVSRSCDSLVLQNKSVYNDTACAASQVCEPRAAVSRSCDSLVLQNKSVYNDTACAASQVCEPRAAVSRSCDSLVLQNKSVYNDTACAASQVCEPRAAVSRSCDSLVLQNKSVYNDTACAASQVCEPRAAVSRSCDSLVLQNKTGSQKLNDDPPPSADCAQALVAPLSARLAANNDNKVQATEEAGAIQKSEQILETNIDELDKRSSQSGTKPYTDINRFTNCVVQLYDIFKKPKQAVPDEKPRVRIHTAAKPYSCQILNYKCAPTSRILKHKMTHTGEKPFSCDICNYKCAQKSNLLKHIKTHTGEKLFTCDICNYKCALKGYLLDHIKTHTDEKPFSCEICHYKCARIGVLLQHIKTHTGEKPFSCEICKYKCARKSNLLRHMKTHTGEKPFTCEICNHKCAQKSNLLKHIKTHTGEKPFSCDICNYKCARKGHLLRHIKTHTREKPFTCEICNYKCAQKSNLLKHIKTHTGEKPFTCEICNYKCALKGNLLKHIKTHTGEKPFSCEICHYKCALKGYLLDHIKTHTGEKPFSCEICNYKSARKSDLLRHKITHTGVKPFTCEICHYKCALKSHLLLHIKTHTSEKPFSCDICNYKCALKGYLLDHIKTHTGEKPFSCEICNYKSARKSDLLRHKITHTGAKPFSCDICNYKCARKDNLLQHIKIHTGEKPFECD from the exons ATGCGGTGCTGCGTGCCTTTCTGCGAAAATACTTCCGACAATATGTCAACATCTGAGAGAACGGGAATTACCTTTCATGC ATTACCCAGTGAAGGCAATCTTCGTACTGCTTGGCTCAGAGCCCTCGGCACACAAGACCATCACCTGCCCGACCCTGCTGTGGTCTGCTCCCAGCACTTCCTAGATGATGACTTTTATACAACAGAGAGTTGTGTGCGGCAGATTCACTCTAATGCTGTTCCTTCAATAGTGCAG atgtgcatgatatgcctGGACTCTGACAGCAAGCTGTCTCTAATGAGTAAACACAAGTTGGAGGAGGCATATGAACAGCTGACTGGGCTGTCT ttgtttcagttgtgtCGTCGAGGAAACTTGAAGCAAACGCTCTGTGTGATGTGTGCTCAGAGATTGATCAACTTCAGCAGATTTAGAGACTTGAGCTTGAGAGCCCATTCACTGCTGACGGACTCAGTTGAACAACATGCATCA AATACTATACAACACAAAGAATTGATGAACTGCACAAGTGCACATCTGAAGTGTAATTTGACACAAACAACATTAGGAGCTAACCATTGTGACTTGTACATAGATCACACTGATGGAGTGGAATCTGTAGTGGGAGATGTTGCAACAGTTGTGGTGAAGAATGAAAACAGTTCTGACTCCATGTCGAGTGCTGATAACTTGGAATTGGCACAAGAAGATGGCAATCACATAGACAATTCCAACAATGAGTGTGCATCTGATGATGAATACTCTGACATGAGCATAGAGTTGGAGTCTAGGCTACTGGATGAAGCTATAAGTCAAGCTCTTCGTAGGAAAGCAGACCATGTGGCCGCAACACAGAGTTCCATAAAGAGTGAAAGTGATATCTTCCAATGTGAATTTTGTTTTGAGGACTTTGTGCAAGAACTTGCATACAAGGAACATATGAGCACGCATCTCCAG AGTGCTGCCAGCGAAACTGCATGTGCGTCGTtgcaagtgtgcgagcctcgtgcagctgtgagccgcagctgtgactcactcgtgctgcagaacaagtcagtatacaacaacactgcatgtgctgcatcacaagtgtgcgagcctcgtgcagctgtgagccgcagctgtgactcactcgtgctgcagaacaagtcagtatacaacgacactgcatgtgctgcatcacaagtgtgcgagcctcgtgcagctgtgagccgcagctgtgactcactcgtgctgcagaacaagtcagtatacaacgacactgcatgtgttgcatcacaagtgtgcgagcctcgtgcagctgtgagccgcagctgtgactcactcgtgctgcagaacaagtcagtatacaacgacactgcatgtgctgcatcacaagtgtgcgagcctcgtgcagctgtgagccgcagctgtgactcactcgtgctgcagaacaagtcagtatacaacgacactgcatgtgctgcatcacaagtgtgcgagcctcgtgcagctgtgagccgcagctgtgactcactcgtgctgcagaacaagtcagtatacaacgacactgcatgtgctgcatcacaagtgtgcgagcctcgtgcagctgtgagccgcagctgtgactcactcgtgctgcagaacaagtcagtatacaacgacactgcatgtgctgcatcacaagtgtgcgagcctcgtgcagctgtgagccgcagctgtgactcactcgtgctgcagaacaagtcagtatacaacgacactgcatgtgctgcatcacaagtgtgcgagcctcgtgcagctgtgagccgcagctgtgactcactcgtgctgcagaacaagtcagtatacaacgacactgcatgtgctgcatcacaagtgtgcgagcctcgtgcagctgtgagccgcagctgtgactcactcgtgctgcagaacaagtcagtatacaacgacactgcatgtgctgcatcacaagtgtgcgagcctcgtgcagctgtgagccgcagctgtgactcactcgtgctgcagaacaagtcagtatacaacgacactgcatgtgctgcatcacaagtgtgcgagcctcgtgcagctgtgagccgcagctgtgactcactcgtgctgcagaacaagtcagtatacaacgacactgcatgtgctgcatcacaagtgtgcgagcctcgtgcagctgtgagccgcagctgtgactcactcgtgctgcagaacaagtcagtatacaacgacactgcatgtgctgcatcacaagtgtgcgagcctcgtgcagctgtgagccgcagctgtgactcactcgtgctgcagaacaagtcagtatacaacgacactgcatgtgctgcatcacaagtgtgcgagcctcgtgcagctgtgagccgcagctgtgactcactcgtgctgcagaacaagtcagtatacaacgacactgcatgtgctgcatcacaagtgtgcgagcctcgtgcagctgtgagccgcagctgtgactcactcgtgctgcagaacaagtcagtatacaacgacactgcatgtgctgcatcacaagtgtgcgagcctcgtgcagctgtgaaccgcagctgtgactcacttgtgctgcagaacaagtcagtatacaacgacactgcatgtgctgcatcacaagtgtgcgagcctcgtgcagctgtgagccgcagctgtgactcactcgtgctgcagaacaagtcagtatacaacgacactgcatgtgctgcatcacaagtgtgcgagcctcgtgcagctgtgagccgcagctgtgactcactcgtgctgcagaacaagtcagtatacaacgacactgcatgtgctgcatcacaagtgtgcgagcctcgtgcagctgtgagccgcagctgtgactcactcgtgctgcagaacaagtcagtatacaacgacactgcatgtgctgcatcacaagtgtgcgagcctcgtgcagctgtgagccgcagctgtgactcactcgtgctgcagaacaagtcagtatacaacgacactgcatgtgctgcatcacaagtgtgcgagcctcgtgcagctgtgagccgcagctgtgactcactcgtgctgcagaacaagtcagtatacaacgacactgcatgtgctgcatcacaagtgtgcgagcctcgtgcagctgtgagccgcagctgtgactcactcgtgctgcagaacaagtcagtatacaacgacactgcatgtgctgcatcacaagtgtgcgagcctcgtgcagctgtgagccgcagctgtgactcactcgtgctgcagaacaagtcagtatacaacgacactgcatgtgctgcatcacaagtgtgcgagcctcgtgcagctgtgagccgcagctgtgactcactcgtgctgcagaacaa AACAGGAAGTCAGAAGCTGAATGATGACCCTCCCCCGTCTGCAGACTGCGCTCAGGCTTTAG TGGCTCCACTGTCCGCGAGACTTGCGGCAAACAACGATAACAAAGTGCAGGCAACTGAAGAAGCAGGTGCGATCCAGAAAAGCGAACAAATCCTTGAAACTAACATTGACGAACTGGACAAGCGATCATCTCAGAGCGGCACCAAACCGTACACAGATATAAATAGATTCACAAATTGTGTAGTCCAGTTATACGACATATTCAAGAAACCCAAACAAGCTGTACCAGATGAGAAACCACGCGTGAGAATCCACACTGCTGCCAAGCCTTACTCTTGTCAGATATTGAACTATAAATGTGCACCAACAAGTCGAATATTGAAACACAAGATGACCCACACTGGagaaaagccattttcttgtgatatatgtaattacaaatgtgcgcaaaaaagtaatttattaaagcATATTAAAACCCATACTGGTGAAAAGCTATTTACCTGTGATatatgcaattacaaatgtgcACTGAAAGGTTATTTATTAGACCATATTAAAACTCACACTGATGAAAAACCATTTTCCTGTGAAATATGCCATTACAAATGTGCACGTATAGGTGttttattacagcatattaaaacccacactggtgaaaagccgttttcttgtgagatatgcaaatACAAATGTGCGcgaaaaagtaatttattaaggCATATGAAAACTcatactggtgaaaagccatttacctgtgagatatgcaatcACAAATGTGcgcaaaaaagtaatttattaaagcatattaaaacccacactggcgaaaagccattttcttgtGATATATGTAATTACAAATGTGCGCGAAAAGGTCATTTATTAAGGCATATTAAAACCCATACTCGTGAAAAGCCATTTacctgtgagatatgcaattacaaatgtgcgcaaaaaagtaatttattaaagcatattaaaacccatactggtgaaaagccatttacctgtgagatatgcaattacaaatgtgcactgaaaggtaatttattaaaacatattaaaactcacactggtgaaaagccattttcctgtgaaaTATGCCATTACAAATGTGCACTGAAAGGTTATTTATTAGACCATATtaaaactcacactggtgaaaagccattttcctgtgaaatatgcaattataaaagtGCACGAAAAAGTGATTTATTAAGACACAAGATAACCCACACTGGTGTAAAGCCATTTACCTGTGAGATATGCCATTACAAATGTGCACTGAAAAGTCATTTATTACtgcatattaaaacccacactagtgaaaagccattttcctgtgacatatgcaattacaaatgtgcACTGAAAGGTTATTTATTAGACCATATtaaaactcacactggtgaaaagccattttcctgtgaaatatgcaattataaaagtGCACGAAAAAGTGATTTATTAAGACACAAGATAACCCACACTGGTGcaaagccattttcctgtgacaTATGCAATTACAAATGCGCCCGTAAAGATAatttattacagcatattaaaatCCACACGGGTGAAAAGCCATTTGAATGTGATTGA